The sequence below is a genomic window from Ensifer adhaerens.
CCGGAGATCAGTGCATGTCGAGCACGATGCGCCCGTCGATGCCGCCCTTTTCCATCGTCTCGAAGATCGCATTGATATTCTCAAGCTTATCCCAAGAGAAGTGGGATGCGACCTTTCCTTCGCCGGCAAATTCCAGAGACTCTTCGAGATCCTGGCGCGTGCCGACAATGGAGCCGCGCACTGTGATGCGCTTCAGCACCGTGTCGAAGACCGGCAGGCTGATGAAGCCCGGCGGCAGACCCACCAGCGCCATCGTGCCGTGCGAGCGAAGCAGATGGAACGCCTGTTCCATGGCCTTGGGAGAGACGGCGGTGACGAGCGCGCCGTGCACCCCGTGAGCCTGGAAGGCCGCGACGGCCTTTTCGTCACGGGCGTCGATGGTCACATCGGCTCCGAGCTTTCTGGCGAGCGCCAGCTTCTCCGGAAAGATATCGGCAGCGGCGACATGCATGCCCATCGCCTTCGCATATTGCACCGCCATGTGGCCGAGACCGCCGATGCCGGAAATGAGAACCCACTCGCCGGGCTTCACCTCGGTTTCCTTCAGGCCCTTGTACACGGTGACGCCGGCGCAGAGCACCGGCGCGGCGGGACCGAACTCAAGCTTGTCCGGGAGGATGCCAACATAGTCCGGATCGGCCAGACCGTATTGCGCGAAGCTGCCATTGACGGAATAGCCGGTGTTCTTCTGCGAACCGCAGAGCGTTTCCCAGCCGGTGCGGCAGTGCGAGCAGTAGCCGCAAGCTGTGTGCAGCCACGGCACGCCGACGCGATCACCTTCCTTGACCCGGGCTACTCCCTTGCCGAGGGCGGCAACGAAACCGACGCCCTCATGGCCCGGAATGAAGGGCGGGTTGGGCTTGACCGGCCAGTCGCCTCGGGCTGCATGAAGGTCGGTATGACATACGCCGGTCGCCTCGAACTTGACGAGAATCTGGCCTTCTCCGGGTGTCGGAATCGGCATCTCCTCGATGACGAGCGGGGATTTGAAGTCGCGAACGACCGCTGCTTTCATGGTCATTG
It includes:
- a CDS encoding alcohol dehydrogenase, propanol-preferring; this translates as MAMTMKAAVVRDFKSPLVIEEMPIPTPGEGQILVKFEATGVCHTDLHAARGDWPVKPNPPFIPGHEGVGFVAALGKGVARVKEGDRVGVPWLHTACGYCSHCRTGWETLCGSQKNTGYSVNGSFAQYGLADPDYVGILPDKLEFGPAAPVLCAGVTVYKGLKETEVKPGEWVLISGIGGLGHMAVQYAKAMGMHVAAADIFPEKLALARKLGADVTIDARDEKAVAAFQAHGVHGALVTAVSPKAMEQAFHLLRSHGTMALVGLPPGFISLPVFDTVLKRITVRGSIVGTRQDLEESLEFAGEGKVASHFSWDKLENINAIFETMEKGGIDGRIVLDMH